In the Podospora pseudocomata strain CBS 415.72m chromosome 5, whole genome shotgun sequence genome, one interval contains:
- a CDS encoding hypothetical protein (COG:E; COG:H; EggNog:ENOG503NZYY), translating into MSSLPTKYTVGDYLAERLAQIGIRHHFVVPGDYNLVLLDKLQANPNLTEVGCANELNCSLAAEGYARANGVSACVVTFSVGALSAFNGTGSAYAENLPLILISGSPNTNDASQFHLLHHTLGTTDYSYQLEMAKKITCCAVAVARAHEAPRLIDRAIRHALLARKPCYIEIPTNLSGAECVRPGPISAVTDPVTSDKAALEAAANCASEYLSGKLKPVILVGPKLRRAGDGAEQALIKLAEAMGCAVAVQPAAKGMFPEDHKQFVGIFWGTVSTDAADSIVHWADALLCVGTAFTDYSTVGWTAMPDIPLMAAEMDHVTFPGAHFSRVRLGEFLSHLATTVKFNNSTMIEYNRLKPDPVLVRTATPSDELTRKEISRQIQALLDSKTTLFVETGDSWFNGVQLKLPPGALFEIEMAWGHIGWSIPAAFGYALRHPDRKIIVMVGDGSFQVTAQEVSQMVRFNLPITIVLINNRGYTIEVEIHDGSYNKIKNWNYALLVQAFNGEDGNAKGLTAKTAGELRDAIKAAEENTKGPTLIECSIDQDDCSRELITWGHFVAAANARPPRLPGV; encoded by the coding sequence ATGTCGTCACTACCAACAAAGTACACTGTTGGAGATTACCTTGCCGAACGTCTCGCCCAGATCGGCATTCGCCATCACTTTGTCGTGCCGGGTGACtacaacctcgtcctcctcgacaaactACAAGCCAACCCCAATCTCACAGAGGTGGGCTGTGCCAACGAGCTCAACTGCTCGCTGGCCGCTGAAGGGTATGCCCGTGCCAACGGCGTCTCGGCATGCGTCGTCACCTTCAGCGTCGGCGCCCTTTCCGCCTTCAATGGCACCGGTAGTGCCTACGCCGAGAACCTGCCACTGATTCTCATCAGCGGCTCACCAAACACCAATGACGCCAGCCaattccacctcctccaccacacccTCGGTACGACCGACTACAGCTACCAGCTTGAGATGGCAAAGAAAATCACCTGCTGCGCAGTTGCCGTCGCCCGAGCACACGAAGCCCCTAGGCTGATCGATCGTGCCATCCGCCATGCCCTCCTAGCCCGCAAGCCATGTTACATTGAGATCCCAACGAACCTTTCTGGAGCCGAGTGTGTTCGTCCTGGACCCATCAGCGCCGTCACCGATCCCGTCACAAGCGACAAGGCCGCCCTCGAGGCAGCTGCCAATTGCGCTTCCGAGTACCTCTCCGGCAAGCTCAAGCCTGTCATCCTCGTGGGTCCAAAGCTCCGTCGTGCAGGTGATGGCGCTGAACAGGCTCTTATCAAGCTCGCTGAAGCCATGGGCTGTGCCGTTGCTGTCCAACCCGCAGCCAAGGGCATGTTCCCAGAGGACCACAAACAGTTCGTGGGTATCTTCTGGGGCACCGTCAGCACCGACGCGGCAGACTCCATTGTCCACTGGGCCGATGCCCTTCTATGTGTCGGCACCGCCTTCACCGATTACAGCACAGTAGGGTGGACAGCCATGCCCGACATTCCCCTCATGGCCGCCGAGATGGACCATGTCACTTTCCCCGGCGCCCACTTCAGCCGCGTCCGCCTTGGGGAATTCCTTTCCCACTTGGCTACGACAGTCAAGTTCAACAACTCCACCATGATCGAGTACAACCGTCTCAAGCCTGACCCAGTGCTTGTCCGCACGGCCACCCCAAGCGACGAGCTCACCCGCAAGGAGATCTCGAGACAAATCCAGGCCCTTCTCGACTCCAAGACCACCCTGTTTGTCGAGACAGGCGACAGCTGGTTCAACGGCGTTCAGCTCAAGCTTCCACCAGGTGCCCTATTCGAGATTGAGATGGCGTGGGGTCACATCGGCTGGTCTATCCCCGCTGCTTTTGGGTATGCCCTCCGTCACCCGGACAGGAAGATCATCGTCATGGTGGGTGATGGATCGTTCCAGGTCACTGCTCAAGAGGTGTCACAGATGGTGAGGTTCAACCTCCCTATCACCATCGTCTTGATCAACAACCGGGGGTACACGATCGAGGTGGAGATTCACGATGGCAGTtacaacaagatcaagaatTGGAACTATGCGCTGTTGGTGCAGGCTTTcaatggggaggatggcaaTGCAAAGGGGCTGACGGCCAAGACGGCGGGAGAGCTGCGGGATGCGATCAAGGCTGCGGAGGAGAACACAAAAGGCCCGACGTTGATTGAGTGCTCGATTGATCAGGATGATTGCAGTCGGGAGTTGATTACCTGGGGGCACTTCGTGGCTGCGGCTAATGCGAGACCTCCCAGATTGCCTGGCGTCtag